A portion of the Cryptomeria japonica chromosome 5, Sugi_1.0, whole genome shotgun sequence genome contains these proteins:
- the LOC131032864 gene encoding oxoglutarate-dependent flavonoid 7-O-demethylase 1, producing the protein MFNSAMVFDPSTGTSKRFSVPVVQELASQNLHSLPERYIRSEKERPNTFPLPHLDIPVIDMDMFLRDSDLCRQKELEKLGTACQRWGFFQAVNHGIPVSLMERMKGIVREFIQLPLEEKLKYKTQEIEGYGQSFVASDDQILDWADMMYLTTLPPENRKMNFWPTKPADFRESVDQYAFEIQKFGNTVLCLLSENAGLKPDHFINMCGKMTQFMRWNYYPPCPRPDLVLGLSPHSDSGGLTVLLQDDETVGLQICKDGEWVPVQPILGALVINIGDMLEVISNGIYKSIEHRAVTNMDRDRISIAMFCNPSGETEVGPAPELIDDLHPCQYRRFIRADYVKNLFSGKLEGKKIEFAKIKL; encoded by the exons ATGTTTAATTCAGCCATGGTGTTTGATCCCTCCACTGGAACTTCAAAAAGGTTTTCAGTTCCTGTTGTTCAGGAATTGGCATCTCAGAACCTTCACAGCCTTCCTGAAAGGTATATCAGATCAGAGAAAGAGCGCCCAAATACCTTTCCTCTTCCTCATTTGGACATCCCTGTAATTGATATGGACATGTTTTTGAGAGATTCGGATCTCTGCAGGCAAAAGGAACTGGAAAAACTTGGTACTGCATGCCAGCGATGGGGATTTTTCCAG GCTGTGAATCATGGAATTCCTGTGTCTTTGATGGAAAGAATGAAGGGAATTGTAAGGGAATTCATTCAACTACCTTTGGAGGAAAAGCTCAAgtacaaaacacaagaaattgaaGGCTATGGGCAGTCCTTTGTAGCCTCAGATGACCAGATACTGGACTGGGCAGATATGATGTACTTGACAACTCTGCCTCCAGAGAATAGAAAGATGAATTTTTGGCCAACAAAACCAGCGGATTTTAG AGAAAGCGTGGATCAATAcgcttttgaaattcaaaagtttggCAATACAGTTCTTTGCCTTCTATCAGAGAACGCTGGCCTAAAACCAGACCATTTCATTAACATGTGCGGGAAAATGACACAGTTCATGCGATGGAATTACTACCCACCCTGCCCAAGGCCAGATCTGGTTTTAGGGTTAAGCCCTCATTCAGATTCAGGTGGTTTGACAGTATTGTTGCAGGATGACGAAACAGTTGGGCTACAGATCTGTAAGGATGGTGAATGGGTCCCTGTTCAACCCATCCTTGGTGCCCTGGTTATCAATATTGGAGACATGCTTGAG GTGATTAGCAATGGAATTTATAAGAGCATTGAGCACAGGGCAGTCACAAACATGGACAGAGATCGAATCTCCATTGCCATGTTTTGTAATCCAAGTGGGGAAACAGAAGTGGGTCCTGCTCCTGAGCTCATAGATGACTTGCATCCCTGTCAATACAGAAGATTCATTCGCGCAGACTATGTAAAGAATTTATTTTCTGGAAAACTTGAAGGGAAGAAGATTGAATTTGCCAAAATCAAGTTATAA